The Salvia miltiorrhiza cultivar Shanhuang (shh) chromosome 1, IMPLAD_Smil_shh, whole genome shotgun sequence genome has a window encoding:
- the LOC131003706 gene encoding uncharacterized protein LOC131003706 isoform X2, with protein sequence MATAMLKTPPTFCTPAAYLCSTAAGGSSVKPHNIPRISFTSSRIPLPLIRCRIHHSRHKKSGVKFPSRSAQKFSTYAANGETAEAETEIQEKEPAQGSDSGPEIEGDTDGATDVDGSSETNDAIADEPNSVVIASLKVYKEALANNDDSKAAEVESFLKSIEDDKNDLERKVATLSEELQYEKDRVLRISADFDNFRKRTERDRLSQVSNARGEVLENLLPVLDNFERAKAQIKVETEGEEKINNSYQSIYKQFVEILVSLGVVPVETVGKPFDPMASSRVGSEFSRVITDLFEKLYKVGSGFMKNRIRF encoded by the exons ATGGCCACAGCAATGTTAAAAACGCCACCAACCTTCTGTACGCCGGCGGCCTATCTTTGCAGTACCGCCGCCGGCGGTTCCTCCGTCAAACCTCACAATATCCCTCGCATTTCCTTTACATCCAGTAGGATCCCACTGCCTTTGATACGGTGTCGGATTCACCACTCCAGACACAAGAAGAGTGGCGTCAAATTTCCCAGCCGCTCCGCTCAGAAATTCTCGACCTACGCTGCTAATGGAGAAACCGCGGAGGCCGAAACCGAGATCCAAGAGAAAGAGCCAGCTCAAGGATCCGATTCGGGGCCTGAAATTGAG GGGGACACTGATGGTGCTACTGACGTTGATGGTTCTAGTGAGACTAATGATGCAATTGCTGATGAACCGAATTCTGTGGTTATAGCTTCTTTAAAGGTATATAAGGAGGCTTTAGCAAATAACGATGATTCAAAAGCTGCTGAAGTAGAATCATTCCTAAAATCCATTGAAGATGATAAAAATGATCTCGAGAGAAAGGTGGCTACTTTATCTGAAGAATTACAATATGAGAAGGATCGGGTTCTTAGAATTAGTGCCGACTTTGACAATTTCCGTAAGCGGACAGAGAGAGACCGACTTTCCCAGGTGTCAAATGCACGAGGAGAAGTTTTAGAGAATTTGTTACCTGTCCTGGATAATTTTGAGCGGGCTAAAGCTCAGATCAAAGTGGAAACTGAAGGAGAAGAAAAGATCAACAACAGTTACCAGAGCATATACAAGCAGTTTGTGGAGATTCTAGTATCCCTGGGCGTTGTTCCTGTGGAGACTGTCGGGAAACCATTTGATCCAATG GCAAGCTCCCGAGTTGGCTCAGAATTCAGTCGAGTTATAACTGATCTCTTTGAAAAGCTGTATAAAGTCGGTTCAGGTTTTATGAAGAACCGGATACGCTTTTAG
- the LOC131003706 gene encoding uncharacterized protein LOC131003706 isoform X1, translated as MATAMLKTPPTFCTPAAYLCSTAAGGSSVKPHNIPRISFTSSRIPLPLIRCRIHHSRHKKSGVKFPSRSAQKFSTYAANGETAEAETEIQEKEPAQGSDSGPEIEGDTDGATDVDGSSETNDAIADEPNSVVIASLKVYKEALANNDDSKAAEVESFLKSIEDDKNDLERKVATLSEELQYEKDRVLRISADFDNFRKRTERDRLSQVSNARGEVLENLLPVLDNFERAKAQIKVETEGEEKINNSYQSIYKQFVEILVSLGVVPVETVGKPFDPMLHEAIMREDSAEYEEGVVIEEFRKGFQLGERLLRPSMVKVSAGPGPAKADTGDQSEEKAGESETSEEGSSETTPTEG; from the exons ATGGCCACAGCAATGTTAAAAACGCCACCAACCTTCTGTACGCCGGCGGCCTATCTTTGCAGTACCGCCGCCGGCGGTTCCTCCGTCAAACCTCACAATATCCCTCGCATTTCCTTTACATCCAGTAGGATCCCACTGCCTTTGATACGGTGTCGGATTCACCACTCCAGACACAAGAAGAGTGGCGTCAAATTTCCCAGCCGCTCCGCTCAGAAATTCTCGACCTACGCTGCTAATGGAGAAACCGCGGAGGCCGAAACCGAGATCCAAGAGAAAGAGCCAGCTCAAGGATCCGATTCGGGGCCTGAAATTGAG GGGGACACTGATGGTGCTACTGACGTTGATGGTTCTAGTGAGACTAATGATGCAATTGCTGATGAACCGAATTCTGTGGTTATAGCTTCTTTAAAGGTATATAAGGAGGCTTTAGCAAATAACGATGATTCAAAAGCTGCTGAAGTAGAATCATTCCTAAAATCCATTGAAGATGATAAAAATGATCTCGAGAGAAAGGTGGCTACTTTATCTGAAGAATTACAATATGAGAAGGATCGGGTTCTTAGAATTAGTGCCGACTTTGACAATTTCCGTAAGCGGACAGAGAGAGACCGACTTTCCCAGGTGTCAAATGCACGAGGAGAAGTTTTAGAGAATTTGTTACCTGTCCTGGATAATTTTGAGCGGGCTAAAGCTCAGATCAAAGTGGAAACTGAAGGAGAAGAAAAGATCAACAACAGTTACCAGAGCATATACAAGCAGTTTGTGGAGATTCTAGTATCCCTGGGCGTTGTTCCTGTGGAGACTGTCGGGAAACCATTTGATCCAATG CTGCATGAAGCTATAATGCGCGAAGATTCAGCAGAATATGAAGAAGGTGTTGTTATTGAAGAATTCAGGAAGGGGTTTCAACTTGGTGAAAGACTTTTGCGACCCTCAATGGTGAAGGTGTCAGCCGGTCCTGGACCTGCAAAAGCCGATACTGGAGACCAATCTGAGGAAAAAGCAGGAGAAAGTGAAACCAGTGAAGAGGGCAGCTCCGAAACCACACCAACTGAGGGATAA
- the LOC131003392 gene encoding protein DETOXIFICATION 21-like produces the protein MEPENEESLLKAVEPLENEENLKRKLLEENKKMWVVAGPAIFTRFSTFGINVITQAFVGHIGATQLAAYALVFTLLTRFGTGLLLGGASGLETLCGQAYGARQYEMLGIYLQRSWIVLTSLATLLVPIYIFATPILTALGQDEVIAEEAKIIALWFIPVIYSFVISFSCQMFLQAQSKNMIITYLAVFSLSIHIFLSWLLTMKFGYGITGAMVSTILAYWIPNIGQLVFVTRGGCKETWRGFSTLAFKDLWPVVKLSLSSGAMVCLELWYNAILILLTGYMKDASVEVDALSICLNINGLEMMISLGFLAAASVRVSNELGKGDSRAVKFSIVNVVLTSFVIGVLLFTFFLLFRGRVAYLFTDDGDVAAKVSHLSPLLAFSLLLNSIQPVLSGVAVGAGWQSVVVYVNLGCYYLIGIPFGILLGYVINLQVEGVWIGMLIGTFIQTLMLLIITKKTDWDKQVCVARQRLNRWVVDDQSDVQSRSS, from the exons ATGGAACCTGAGAATGAAGAATCGCTGCTGAAGGCAGTAGAACCGCTTGAAAATGAAGAGAATTTGAAGAGGAAGCTTTTGGAGGAGAACAAGAAAATGTGGGTGGTGGCCGGACCGGCCATTTTCACCCGGTTTTCGACGTTCGGAATCAACGTCATCACCCAAGCCTTCGTAGGTCACATCGGCGCTACACAGCTCGCCGCCTATGCTCTGGTTTTCACTCTCCTCACAAGATTCGGCACTGGTTTGCTC CTAGGAGGGGCGAGTGGGTTGGAAACTCTATGCGGGCAAGCCTATGGTGCAAGGCAGTATGAAATGCTAGGGATATATCTTCAAAGATCATGGATTGTTCTGACCTCACTAGCCACTCTACTCGTTCCGATCTACATCTTTGCAACTCCTATCTTAACAGCTCTAGGACAGGACGAAGTCATTGCAGAGGAGGCAAAGATCATCGCTCTGTGGTTCATCCCTGTGATATACTCATTCGTCATCTCATTTAGCTGCCAGATGTTCCTGCAAGCACAGAGCAAGAACATGATCATAACATATCTGGCTGTGTTTTCCTTGTCAATCCACATTTTCCTGTCATGGCTTCTGACAATGAAGTTTGGTTATGGTATAACTGGGGCAATGGTCTCAACTATCTTGGCTTACTGGATTCCCAATATTGGGCAACTAGTGTTTGTCACCAGGGGAGGATGCAAGGAGACATGGAGAGGTTTTTCGACCTTAGCCTTTAAAGATCTTTGGCCGGTAGTCAAGCTCTCGTTGTCCTCGGGCGCCATGGTTTG TTTGGAGCTCTGGTACAATGCGATACTGATTCTCTTGACAGGATATATGAAGGATGCTAGTGTTGAAGTTGATGCTCTTTCAATCTG CCTCAACATCAACGGTTTGGAAATGATGATATCTCTTGGTTTCTTGGCTGCAGCAAG TGTACGTGTCTCAAATGAGCTCGGGAAGGGGGATTCTAGGGCTGTGAAGTTCTCCATTGTGAATGTAGTGCTAACCTCATTTGTCATAGGGGTTTTACTGTTCACATTCTTCCTGTTATTCCGGGGACGCGTAGCTTATCTGTTCACAGATGATGGAGACGTGGCTGCTAAGGTTTCCCATTTGTCGCCTCTCCTGGCATTTTCGCTTCTCTTGAATAGCATCCAACCGGTTCTCTCTG GTGTGGCGGTTGGAGCTGGATGGCAGAGTGTGGTGGTTTATGTTAATCTTGGATGCTATTATTTGATAGGAATTCCTTTTGGAATATTGCTAGGCTATGTGATAAATCTACAAGTGGAG GGGGTGTGGATTGGGATGCTGATAGGCACCTTCATTCAGACTCTAATGCTTTTGATCATAACTAAGAAAACAGATTGGGATAAACAG GTTTGTGTTGCGCGACAGAGGCTCAACCGTTGGGTCGTGGATGATCAGTCTGATGTGCAGTCGAGGTCTTCCTGA